CCCGCCCGTCGGATCAGACGAAGGCTGCCTGGCCCGTGATGCTGCGGCCCACGATGAGGGTGTTCATCTCGCGGGTGCCCTCGTAGCTGTAGAGCGCCTCGGCGTCGGCGAAGAACCGGGCCACGTCGTAGTCGAGGACGATGCCGTTGCCGCCCATGACCTCGCGGGCGTATCCGACCGTCTCACGCATGCGGGCCGTGGTGAACGCCTTGGCGAGCGAGGCGTGCTCGTCGCGCTGGGTGCCCTCGTCGAGCATCTGGGAGCACCGCACAACCATGCCGATCGACGCGGTGATGTTGCCGATGCACTTCACCAGGAGGTCCTGGATCAGCTGGTGCTTGGCGATGGGCTTGCCGAACTGCACGCGCTCGTTGGCGTACGCCAGGGCCGCCTCGTAGGCGCCGATCGAGTTGCCCACGGCCGCCCAGGCGACCTCGGCCCGGGTCAGGCGGAGCACGGCCGCCGTGCTGCGGAAGGAATCGGCCTGCTGGAGCCGGTTGCGCTCGGGCACGCGGACGTCCTCGAGGGTGATGTCGGCGTTCTGGACGATGCGGAGGCTCTGTTTGTCCTCGATCTTGGTCGCCGTGTAGCCCGGGGTGTCGGTCGGGACGATGAACCCCTTGACCTGGCCGTCCTCGGCGCTCTTGGCCCAGATGATCGTGATGTCGCTGAACGTGGCGTTGCCGATCCACCGCTTGGAGCCGTTCAGCACCCAGTCGTCGCCGTCACGGGTCGCGATCGTGCGGAGTCCTTGGGCCGAGTCGGACCCCGACAACGGCTCGGTCAGG
This genomic interval from Frigoribacterium sp. Leaf415 contains the following:
- a CDS encoding acyl-CoA dehydrogenase family protein; this encodes MSSATLTSFTSLVSDFYGYEDLLSDREKGVLADLRRYLETEVKPGVNRHWADATFPHEIVKGLAGLGLFGMPWEETRPFENSAVFRGWVALELARVDASVATFVGVQNGLAMGSIGVGGSPEQRAEWLPRMASGDLVGAFGLTEPLSGSDSAQGLRTIATRDGDDWVLNGSKRWIGNATFSDITIIWAKSAEDGQVKGFIVPTDTPGYTATKIEDKQSLRIVQNADITLEDVRVPERNRLQQADSFRSTAAVLRLTRAEVAWAAVGNSIGAYEAALAYANERVQFGKPIAKHQLIQDLLVKCIGNITASIGMVVRCSQMLDEGTQRDEHASLAKAFTTARMRETVGYAREVMGGNGIVLDYDVARFFADAEALYSYEGTREMNTLIVGRSITGQAAFV